The following coding sequences are from one Gemmatimonadota bacterium window:
- the trmFO gene encoding methylenetetrahydrofolate--tRNA-(uracil(54)-C(5))-methyltransferase (FADH(2)-oxidizing) TrmFO: MKATIIGGGLAGCEAALALAARDVDVTLVEMRPVVKTAAHQTDRLGELVCSNSFKSIELQNAHGLLKQELRDLGSQLLPCADEARVPGGAALAVDREVFSQLVDARVKASSRITVVREEATALPEVGIVATGPLTSDALATAISTRLGTGALAFFDAIAPIVSHDSLDHSQLYALSRWGKGDGDDYLNAPMDKAMYEAFIDALVAGDQFQGHAFDEVPYFEGCLPVEEMAKRGRETLRFGPMKPIGLHDPRTNREPYAVVQFRREDKAGQMWNLVGFQTRLRIPEQQKVFRTIPGMAEAEFLRYGSIHRNSYLNAPAALGPALQVKDGAALFFAGQLTGVEGYTESLATGILCGINLARVLHGEAPSVPPPSTMLGGLLRYLQEAEPAHFQPMNANFGLLDPIEGRATKVERKARAVERARQDFAAWRSTL, from the coding sequence ATGAAGGCGACCATCATCGGTGGCGGGCTCGCGGGCTGCGAAGCGGCCCTCGCGCTGGCCGCACGCGACGTGGATGTCACCCTGGTCGAGATGCGGCCGGTGGTGAAGACTGCCGCGCACCAGACCGACCGCCTCGGCGAGCTGGTCTGCAGCAACTCCTTCAAGTCGATCGAGCTGCAGAACGCGCACGGCCTTCTCAAGCAGGAGCTGCGCGACCTGGGCTCGCAGCTGTTGCCCTGCGCCGACGAAGCGCGCGTTCCCGGCGGCGCCGCGCTCGCGGTCGACCGCGAGGTCTTCTCGCAGCTGGTCGATGCGCGCGTCAAGGCGTCGAGTCGGATCACCGTGGTGCGCGAGGAAGCGACGGCGCTGCCCGAGGTCGGCATCGTGGCGACCGGCCCGCTCACCTCCGACGCGCTGGCCACGGCGATCAGCACGCGCCTCGGCACCGGCGCGCTGGCGTTCTTCGATGCGATCGCGCCGATCGTCTCGCATGACTCCCTCGACCACAGCCAGCTCTACGCGCTCAGTCGCTGGGGGAAGGGCGACGGCGACGACTACCTGAATGCCCCGATGGACAAGGCGATGTACGAGGCGTTCATCGACGCGCTGGTGGCGGGCGACCAGTTCCAGGGCCACGCCTTCGACGAGGTGCCGTACTTCGAAGGCTGCCTGCCGGTCGAGGAGATGGCGAAGCGCGGCCGCGAAACGCTGCGCTTCGGGCCGATGAAGCCGATCGGGCTGCACGATCCGCGGACCAATCGCGAGCCGTATGCGGTGGTGCAGTTCCGGCGCGAGGACAAGGCGGGGCAGATGTGGAACCTCGTCGGGTTCCAGACGCGGCTACGGATCCCTGAGCAGCAGAAGGTCTTCCGCACCATTCCGGGGATGGCCGAGGCGGAATTCCTCCGCTATGGCTCGATCCACCGGAACAGCTACCTCAATGCGCCGGCGGCGCTCGGCCCCGCGTTGCAGGTGAAGGATGGCGCCGCGCTCTTCTTCGCGGGGCAACTCACCGGCGTCGAGGGATACACCGAGTCGCTGGCGACCGGCATCTTGTGCGGGATCAACCTGGCGCGGGTGCTCCATGGCGAGGCGCCGAGCGTGCCGCCGCCGAGCACGATGCTGGGCGGGTTGCTGCGCTACCTGCAGGAGGCGGAGCCGGCGCACTTCCAACCGATGAACGCCAACTTCGGCCTCCTCGATCCGATCGAGGGGCGTGCGACGAAGGTGGAGCGGAAGGCGCGGGCGGTGGAGCGCGCGCGGCAGGACTTTGCGGCATGGCGGTCCACCCTGTGA